The following proteins are encoded in a genomic region of Fusarium keratoplasticum isolate Fu6.1 chromosome 9, whole genome shotgun sequence:
- a CDS encoding Fungal-trans domain-containing protein has protein sequence MLTRLALCRRKTKCDRVMPSCGPCDRTSQSCAYPSKRMKPGPKLAADGLYPHPPGSRLRERRRPRNRSHHGQSSSKNEGSKGGSSENVPKDAMSMSQVPSDRDTLQGHMPNPPPGHEARPSITSLIDLASYPPSPISTVFDDASTDVSDSSDQAAANFVRAISLSSLIHPTHESRQEPPSQQSAAAASSDGFFINLVGAQRLIDQACDALNISVDNLQTLTDLYLDNMTAFSLFHRPTFGAKIQTITSLSTLVALLASMFSVSIKFFPACSEAGGPDAGSLPSSDQFHKIATKALDDSLRETDDEVPSLSVLQAMVLCTFNELIRGVRGKGWRLLGSCVRVAYEQHLNLIDYGAPILPPRDEDGIRRWVGKEEERRCWWAIWEMDVFASTIKRCPLAVDWSVNETYLPIPDHDWFNGQYRQSSFLHLQPCERWKRLKKCDNDSPTAWFIVLNSIMRDAQALARGSLQGIRSDWRGQDETTDLQQYFKNVFCKKSPVAGDQQLYFLSQALQQTVSSLPTKLAYQGERLFSHAQSAQAPPNSGSSAAQATLVDVARYSLFLMTQLARFQIFHHQAFGEIASGTLFTEIAPDPPFGWTSTPRPPADAMSNCDGLRNCLEAADNIQFVLQNAPEWHVKWLNPFLASTVWLAASLQILRKVYGLGTEAETESKLAFLRLTCQRYSLFWGTPLTLLRNVDSLEKLLRHKRRLLAELEVRSAAKQRGARLRSAGAASSPALADMKDGLEGRLNESLDGMDPLAPTDFMPELFDPSAFIPDLEGFAPGARTQTASGSPMTTNWIGLLSERGQLDDISFDSYADLFFPLAPPQEADQSPRTGSLAVPRG, from the exons ATGCTAACTCGACTGGCTCTATGTAGACGCAAGACGAAATG CGACCGCGTTATGCCCTCCTGTGGCCCCTGTGATAGGACGTCACAGTCTTGCGCCTATCCGTCCAAACGAATGAAACCTGGGCCAAAGCTTG CTGCTGACGGACTTTATCCTCACCCCCCAGGCTCACGACTCCGGGAACGCAGGCGACCTCGCAACAGGTCACACCATGGACAGAGCAGCTCGAAAAACGAAGGAAGCAAAGGTGGCAGCAGCGAAAACGTGCCCAAAGAcgccatgtccatgtcgcAGGTCCCTTCAGACCGTGACACGCTCCAAGGTCACATGCCCAATCCACCGCCAGGACATGAGGCTCGCCCGagcatcaccagcctcaTCGATCTTGCCTCCTACCCGCCTTCGCCCATATCGACGGTTTTTGACGATGCATCTACGGATGTGTCGGACTCTTCAGACCAGGCGGCCGCAAATTTCGTCCGCGCCATcagcctctcctctctcatcCATCCTACCCATGAATCGCGTCAAGAGCCCCCATCGCAGCAGTCGGCAGCTGCAGCTTCGTCTGAcggcttcttcatcaacctcgttGGAGCCCAGAGGCTGATAGACCAGGCCTGCGACGCGCTGAATATCTCAGTAGATAACCTTCAGACACT GACCGACCTGTATCTCGACAACATGAcggccttttccttgtttCATCGCCCGACTTTCGGGGCAAAGATACAGACCATCACGTCCCTTTCTACCCTGGTAGCCCTGCTCGCTTCCATGTTCTCCGTGTCGATCAAGTTCTTTCCAGCGTGCTCAGAGGCGGGCGGCCCTGACGCTGGTAGCTTGCCATCGTCGGATCAGTTCCACAAGATAGCCACAAAAGCACTTGATGATTCCCTTAGGGAGACGGACGATGAAGTCCCATCCCTTTCTGTCCTACAAGCCATGGTTCTTTGTACCTTCAATGAGTTGATTCGAGGTGTCAGGGGTAAGGGCTGGCGACTGCTAGGCTCGTGCGTTCGGGTTGCTTACGAGCAGCATCTTAACCTCATAGACTACGGCGCCCCGATCCTACCTCCGCGCGATGAGGATGGTATCCGGCGATGGGTtggcaaggaagaggagcgaCGCTGCTGGTGGGCTATATGGGAGATGGACGTCTTTGCCTCGACGATAAAGAGATGTCCCTTGGCCGTCGACTGGTCAGTGAACGAAACCTATCTCCCGATACCCGATCACGATTGGTTCAATGGTCAATATCGCCAGAGCAGCTTCCTCCACCTGCAGCCATGtgagagatggaagaggctgaagaagtGTGACAACGATAGCCCGACTGCATGGTTCATCGTCCTCAATTCGATAATGCGAGATGCCCAGGCCTTGGCGAGAGGCAGTCTACAGGGCATTCGTTCTGACTGGAGAGGGCAAGACGAGACGACTGATCTCCAGCAGTACTTCAAGAACGTCTTTTGCAAGAAGTCCCCTGTCGCCGGTGACCAGCAATTATACTTTCTCAGCCAGGCTCTGCAGCAGACCGTCTCTTCCCTGCCGACGAAGCTCGCATATCAAGGGGAGAGACTATTCTCCCATGCTCAAAGCGCGCAGGCACCACCAAACTCGGGGTCGTCGGCTGCCCAGGCGACACTGGTGGACGTGGCACGCTATTCTCTCTTCCTTATGACACAGTTGGCACGCTTTCAGATTTTTCACCATCAAGCATTCGGCGAGATCGCATCGGGCACACTGTTTACAGAGATTGCCCCTGATCCACCCTTCGGTTGGACGTCAACCCCTCGACCTCCTGCAGACGCCATGTCAAACTGCGACGGCCTGCGAAACTgcctcgaggctgccgaCAACATACAATTTGTATTACAAAACGCTCCCGAATGGCATGTCAAGTGGTTGAACCCCTTTCTGGCTAGCACGGTGTGGCTGGCTGCCTCGCTGCAGATCCTCCGCAAGGTGTATGGGCTTGGCACGGAGGCCGAGACAGAGTCCAAGCTCGCCTTCCTCCGACTCACCTGTCAGCGGTACTCACTATTCTGGGGCACACCTCTCACGCTGTTGCGTAATGTGGACTCGTTAGAGAAGCTTCTTAGACACAAGAGAAGGCTTCTGGCAGAGTTGGAGGTTCGTTCTGCAGCAAAGCAGCGAGGGGCCAGGCTAAGGTCAGCGGGGGCTGCATCCAGTCCAGCCCTCGCAGACATGAAAGATGGCCTCGAAGGGAGATTGAATGAAAGCCTTGATGGTATGGATCCGCTTGCACCCACCGACTTTATGCCTGAACTTTTCGACCCGTCGGCCTTCATTCCAGACCTCGAAGGCTTTGCACCAGGCGCAAGGACCCAGACTGCCTCAGGCTCCCCCATGACAACTAACTGGATCGGTTTGCTATCTGAGCGAGGCCAACTAGATGACATCTCTTTTGATTCCTACGccgacctcttcttccctcttGCTCCACCCCAGGAAGCTGACCAGTCACCGAGAACTGGCAGCCTCGCTGTGCCGAGAGGTTAG
- a CDS encoding MFS domain-containing protein, whose translation MSTNPKVTAGNIYTILVAGMGSFVFGYSNNAIAGSLVQLSFVNKFLSDGNADSVIGGILGVFLGGGLIGSVIQAPISNRFGRRIATGSAAVLTILAGALQAGSVHIAMFIVGRFICGVGAGIVITNCPVYMSEISPPHVRGLLVGNHAISIVYAYIFSSIMALAFNYVDTPYQWRLQFILLTFFGLLLLGSLMVLPESPRWLCEVGRYPEAWEIIQSLHKHKDGVDNETAATEMAQIKAEIEAEKSLPVGYVHIFRTPALRHRAICSILTWVMGQSTGILVIANLTPVLFGKLGYGPTLQLGLSIVWTVCALLGCYVNALLVDRVGRVKLLVGGGFLCSAMLVVEAVLQKCYLGSDNTAGTNAAVAFYFFFIFVYGCTVDCAAYIYISKIWPTHLRSYGNTLGIVTFFGCAIAYTSPATLAMENIGWKYYLVMVSVCCASSIVMMFVCPETAKLSLEEINAKFGEPVATLAPAVGAEHEKDLNESGHELRIETVSK comes from the exons ATGTCGACCAACCCCAAAGTCACGGCTGGGAATATCTAT ACCATCCTGGTAGCGGGCATGGGAAGTTTTGTGTTTGGATACTCCAACAATGCCATCGCCGGAAGCCTTGTGCAACTATCCTTTGTCAACAAATTTCTCAGTGACGGAAATGCCGATTCTGTCATAGGAGGCATTCTCGGAGT CTTTCTGGGTGGAGGGCTTATAGGGTCCGTTATTCAAGCCCCCATCTCGAACCGATTCGGGCGGCGCATAGCCACTGGTTCCGCAGCAGTTCTCACAATCTTGGCCGGCGCACTACAGGCTGGCAGCGTCCACATCGCCATGTTCATCGTGGGCCGGTTCATCTGCGGTGTCGGGGCCGGAATTGTCATCACCAACTGTCCTGTCTACATGAGCGAgatctctcctcctcatgtTCGAGGACTGCTGGTCGGTAACCACGCCATCTCCATTGTTTACGCCTACATCTTTTCATCCATAATGGCCCTGGCATTCAACTACGTGGATACACCGTACCAGTGGCGACTACAGTTCATCCTTCTCACCTTTTTTGgtctcttgctcttgggtTCGTTGATGGTACTGCCAGAGTCTCCACGGTGGCTCTGTGAGGTTGGCCGGTACCCCGAGGCATGGGAGATTATCCAGAGTCTCCACAAGCACAAGGATGGTGTAGACAACGAGACAGCTGCCACTGAGATGGCTcagatcaaggctgagatTGAAGCTGAAAAGTCCCTGCCCGTGGGCTACGTGCACATCTTCCGAACCCCGGCACTACGCCATCGTGCCATCTGCTCCATCTTGACCTGGGTAATGGGGCAGTCCACCGGCATTCTGGTGATTGCTAATCTGACTCCTGTTCTATTTGGAAAACTTGGCTACGGACCTACCTTGCAGCTCGGACTGTCCATCGTCTGGACCGTTTGTGCCTTACTTGGATGCTATGTTAATGCGCTTCTTGTGGACCGGGTAGGGAGAGTCAAGCTTCTGG TTGGTGGCGGCTTTCTCTGTAGCGCCATGCTTGTGGTTGAGGCCGTATTGCAGAAGTGCTACCTCGGCTCCGACAACACTGCTGGGACCAATGCAGCCGTTGCCTTTTActttttcttcatctttgtGTACGGATGCACCGTCGACTGCGCGGCCTACATCTACATCTCCAAAATCTGGCCCACCCACCTTCGAAGCTACGGCAACACCCTCGGCATTGTCACCTTCTTTGGCTGCGCTATCGCATACACCAGCCCGGCAACTCTAGCGATGGAGAACATTGGCTGGAAGTACTACCTTGTCATGGTTTCTGTCTGCTGCGCTTCTTCCATCGTCATGATGTTTGTATGCCCAGAG ACTGCAAAACTCTCGCTGGAAGAGATCAATGCCAAATTCGGTGAGCCAGTTGCGACTCTTGCCCCTGCAGTGGGCGCTGAGCATGAGAAGGACCTAAACGAGAGCGGCCATGAGCTGAGGATTGAGACTGTTAGCAAGTAG
- a CDS encoding FAA-hydrolase domain-containing protein: MARKWTHLIRFIAVEDGLIHRGQLRDTSIDVGLACKEKKSVQAKLINGSAFDGSVTSQVMTVDQLLSPLDVSEVPLIRCMGLNYHDHAKEANMPVPTHPVLFIKPRTALSGPHPRKIYIPKFVQDETTDYEAELTVVIGKDGKDIPEAEAMDYVLGYTCGNDVSARTERFRNSQWSFSKGLDHSAPIGPVLVSPSAIQDPQALGIRATLNGSTVQDSHTKEMIFSVAKTIAFLSQGTTLERGTVIMMGTPPGIGIARDPKIWLKSGDDMRVSIDGIGTLINEVFYE, encoded by the exons ATGGCGCGCAAGTGGACACACCTCATCCGCTTCATCGCTGTCGAAGATGGCTTGATTCATCGCGGCCAGCTTCGCGACACATCCATCGACGTCGGCCTTGCttgcaaggagaagaagagcgtACAAGCGAAACTGATAAATGGATCCGCCTTTGATGGCAGCGTGACAAGCCAAGTCATGACGGTAGATCAG CTCCTTAGTCCCCTCGACGTCTCCGAGGTACCACTAATCCGATGTATGGGGCTCAACTACCACGATCacgccaaagaagccaaCATGCCCGTGCCCACCCATCCTGTGCTGTTCATCAAGCCTAGGACGGCGCTCAGTGGGCCTCATCCCCGCAAGATCTACATTCCCAAGTTTGTGCAGGATGAGACAACCGACTACGAGGCAGAGCTCACGGTGGTTATTGGAAAGGATGGAAAAGACATACCCGAAGCCGAGGCGATGGACTATGTCCTTGGCTACACCTGCGGCAACGACGTGAGCGCCCGGACGGAGCGGTTCCGTAATAGCCAATGGTCCTTCTCCAAGG GACTGGATCATTCCGCGCCCATCGGCCCCGTCCTGGTATCTCCGTCCGCGATCCAAGATCCTCAGGCCCTAGGCATCCGGGCCACACTGAATGGTTCAACTGTCCAGGACTCTCACACCAAAGAAATGATCTTCTCAGTCGCCAAGACGATTGCGTTCCTCTCCCAAGGAACCACACTGGAGCGCGGCACCGTCATCATGATGGGCACTCCGCCTG GTATTGGAATTGCCAGGGACCCCAAGATTTGGCTCAAGAGCGGCGACGACATGCGCGTGTCGATTGATGGAATTG GTACTCTCATTAACGAGGTTTTCTATGAGTAG
- a CDS encoding SnoaL-like domain-containing protein produces the protein MDKNGFVKDDAAYSDASKALTFLHMPPTEYHNPSLAKEEQEVTDQLYRGWLHYWNHESRQDFANGMNGARRFYDFEDMLSYDMFGNTIRGSFKEHFESIFPYWNDGHMEYKDFEVTALSKEYAFSTMIQHTWGTAGGVPFDTAFRRTGIARKNSQGEWKWIHEHLSFPTDMKTKQADFTASLDPVKATKLA, from the exons ATGGACAAGAACGGCTTTGTTAAAGATGAT GCCGCCTACAGTGATGCGAGCAAGGCGTTGACTTTCTTACACATGCCACCGACCGAG TACCACAACCCAAGCCTTGCCAAGGAAGAGCAGGAGGTGACTGACCAGCTCTACCGTGGCTGGCTGCATTACTGGAACCATGAGTCGCGCCAGGACTTTGCCAACGGCATGAACGGAGCACGCCGCTTCTATGACTTCGAAGACATGCTTAGCTATGACATGTTTGGCAACACCATCCGAGGCAGCTTCAAGGAGCACTTTGAATCCATCTTCCCCTACTGGAACGATGGGCACATGGAGTACAAGGACTTTGAAGTCACTGCCCTGTCCAAGGAGTATGCCTTCTCCACCATGATCCAACACACCTGGGGTACTGCCGGTGGGGTGCCGTTCGACACGGCTTTCAGGAGGACTGGGATCGCGAGGAAGAATAGCCAAGGCGAGTGGAAGTGGATTCATGAGCATCTGAGCTTCCCCACCGATATGAAAACCAAGCAAGCCGACTTCACAGCCTCGCTCGACCCAGTCAAGGCGACCAAGCTGGCGTAG